In Desulfomonile tiedjei DSM 6799, a genomic segment contains:
- the hxsC gene encoding His-Xaa-Ser system radical SAM maturase HxsC yields MKEFKGNCLRYGGPVIGRIKRNPRLSPGSEAVLVLSEPYDSISLRLSLPFWPIKNLVGVLIDAEGLSQAHSSIPTVVSFSRDCLEQLDDGDVILIEPNGKVVVLYQINSDHNSICITKKCNAACVMCPQPPVNVDNDLDSILKLIQLMDSRHTKCLAITGGEPTLKETHLVHVIKACRKSLPSTQLVLLTNGKKLSDLELAKRIVSAANGLIRFEIPLYSDNDISHDAIMGVKGCFYQTIEGIHNLALLKQPLGLRIVLHKMTVERLPNYAEFTYRNLPFVRQVAFMGMETIGLAHTNLDKLWIEPVDYLEHLSRAVRHLSRRMMGVSIYNHQLCLLPPDLWQFARRSISTWKEHYLEMCDECAAKKFCCGFFSTGTRNSDFVHPLSDHEIPSYFSW; encoded by the coding sequence GTGAAAGAGTTTAAGGGGAACTGTTTGCGCTATGGTGGCCCTGTTATCGGTCGCATCAAGCGGAATCCAAGATTGAGCCCGGGATCAGAAGCAGTTCTAGTCCTTTCTGAGCCATACGATAGTATTAGCCTTCGTTTGTCACTACCATTTTGGCCAATCAAGAATTTAGTTGGAGTTTTAATAGATGCCGAGGGCTTATCCCAGGCGCATTCCAGTATTCCCACCGTGGTATCATTTTCCAGAGATTGTCTTGAACAATTGGATGACGGTGACGTGATCCTTATAGAACCTAATGGAAAGGTAGTGGTTCTTTATCAGATTAACTCTGATCACAACAGTATATGTATAACTAAGAAGTGCAATGCAGCCTGTGTGATGTGCCCCCAGCCACCTGTGAATGTAGACAACGATCTGGACAGTATTCTTAAATTGATTCAGCTAATGGATTCTCGTCACACCAAATGTCTCGCCATTACTGGCGGGGAACCCACATTGAAAGAAACGCATTTAGTGCATGTCATAAAGGCTTGTCGCAAAAGTTTGCCTTCAACACAATTAGTACTGTTAACGAACGGCAAAAAGCTTTCCGACTTGGAGCTTGCAAAACGGATTGTGTCTGCAGCTAACGGACTAATTAGATTTGAGATTCCCTTGTACTCAGATAATGACATAAGCCACGATGCCATTATGGGAGTGAAGGGCTGTTTCTACCAAACAATCGAGGGAATTCATAATCTTGCCTTACTCAAGCAGCCTCTGGGGTTGCGTATAGTCCTTCATAAGATGACGGTCGAGCGCCTCCCAAATTATGCAGAATTCACTTATCGTAATCTGCCGTTTGTTCGTCAAGTGGCTTTCATGGGTATGGAGACAATCGGGCTGGCTCACACGAATTTGGATAAATTGTGGATTGAGCCAGTGGACTACTTGGAGCACCTTTCACGTGCTGTGCGACATTTATCTCGCAGAATGATGGGAGTCTCTATTTATAATCATCAACTCTGTTTGCTGCCGCCCGATCTGTGGCAGTTTGCCAGAAGATCAATTAGCACATGGAAAGAGCACTACCTAGAAATGTGCGATGAATGTGCTGCTAAAAAATTCTGTTGCGGCTTTTTCTCCACAGGAACAAGAAACAGCGACTTTGTACATCCTCTTTCGGATCATGAAATACCCTCATATTTCTCTTGGTAA
- a CDS encoding thermonuclease family protein, whose amino-acid sequence MGLVRNTAPRITSRLWIIFLCLFPTAVFSWSGKCVAVTDGDTISVMHHDTAEKIRLYGIDCPEGHQAFGNRAKHFTSNMVFGKLVEIEPVATDRYGRTVAWVIVDGKSVNKELVRAGMAWWFQKYAPDDSQIRELEKQARNARVGLWGDPNPVPPWEFRRPQSLHKKIKEAIQANNSIIYHGNIKSQVFHGPSCKAYDCKNCVVNFNSRESAISAGYKPCGTCRP is encoded by the coding sequence ATGGGTCTTGTCAGGAATACTGCTCCAAGAATCACCAGTCGTCTATGGATCATTTTTCTCTGCCTTTTTCCTACCGCCGTTTTCTCATGGTCTGGAAAATGTGTGGCGGTGACCGACGGGGATACCATTAGCGTCATGCATCATGATACAGCCGAGAAGATCAGGCTTTACGGTATAGATTGCCCCGAAGGTCATCAGGCTTTCGGTAATAGGGCGAAGCATTTCACGTCCAATATGGTGTTCGGTAAGCTTGTCGAAATAGAGCCAGTGGCTACAGACCGATATGGGCGTACAGTTGCGTGGGTTATTGTTGATGGAAAGTCAGTAAACAAGGAATTGGTCAGAGCTGGCATGGCTTGGTGGTTCCAGAAGTATGCGCCTGATGATTCTCAAATTAGAGAGCTTGAAAAACAAGCAAGAAATGCCAGAGTCGGATTGTGGGGTGATCCCAATCCGGTGCCTCCATGGGAGTTCAGACGACCACAATCACTTCACAAGAAAATTAAGGAAGCTATTCAAGCGAATAACAGCATCATTTACCACGGAAATATTAAATCGCAGGTGTTCCATGGTCCCTCCTGCAAAGCATACGACTGCAAGAATTGTGTTGTAAACTTCAATTCTAGAGAATCAGCAATTTCTGCGGGGTACAAACCCTGTGGAACATGCCGACCGTAA